The Candidatus Bathyarchaeia archaeon DNA segment TAGTGAATGACAAAGTCATATTCTCTATACGTATTGCGTCACAGTTAACGAGTATAACCTGCCCAGAGTCTTCTATTGTTGCGTTTGAAAAGTTCTCAAGATATGTCAATGGCTTGCCATTCACAGTATTATTTACAACTATATTGTTATAAGAATACCCATTTAGGAGACCGGAATTAACAAATATGTTTTCAGAAATAACATCATAATTTGTATGCCGAAGATCGATTCCTGCATTTTTGCAATTTTCAAAGTAATTTTTAGTTATATTAGCATTTGAGCTGTCAGGATGAAAAAAAATCCCGTATAAGCTATTTGTTATGTTATTTTCAGAGAACACATCAAAACTACCGCTTACCTCTAAACCCAATTCATTACTAGTTATACAGTTCTTAACAAAAAAGTTTCCTTCTCCCTGAGCAAATATACCTCCATAAAAATTTTCGATGTTCATATTTTTAATAGTCACGTTATTACATTGTTGAATTTGGATCCCAGTATACGAATTATAGATGATTGGCTCAATATGATGGTCTATGCCATCAAGAATAATGTTGGACCTTTCAATAACAATTCCGTCTCCAGGGCATACAATGTTATCTGTTAACGTGTATGTTATATTATCATAGGTTATTATTGGCGCATCGGGTGGGTCTATGCTTCCATCAGCCCTTATGTAGATTGTTCCACCAGTCCATTCGCCTTTAATAGGTTTAATTTCAACAGCAAATGTTAACATGCCAATAAACAACAAGGCTACCATTATTCCAGAAACTATCCACTTCAACATTTCACCCTCTCCTAACCCTAAAATAGTTTAATTTGAAAAATAACATTTACGGAGAAATCTTCTATAGTTATCTGTCCTGTAGTCTCTGTAAAATAAGTAAGATTAGCATGTAAGTTACATATTTCAAGACTATTGCATAGACATCTAGCTATTTAGGACTAGAAAAATGGAAGATTTAAGAATTAGAAAAAGAAGGGTTAGTTGCTTATTGTTTGTTCGAGTTCTGTTAATGCTTTGAATGTTCGGTCTCTGAGCTCTGTTAGTTTTGGGCTCCAGTAGTGTTTAATGAATATTGATGTTAGTATTCTGCCTTGTAATAGGTTAATTTCTGCTTCTAAGATTCCATGCTGCAACATGTAGGTCCCAAAATAATCTCTCAGCTCGTTTATTCTCATTCTGACATTCTTACGTTCTAGCTTTTTACGAATAGCATTATAGCTTACTGGTTGACAATTACATATTTGTTTGATTAGTTCCTCTGGAATGAATGAAATAAAGCAATTCTTGGTTCTACGGATAAAGTCTTTGGGATACTTGAAGTGTAGCAAGCAGTTTAGGTTTTTGTCATAGTATCCGTTCAATAATTTTTTGTTGTTTAGTTCTATTATTCTATTGAAGCTTGTGACAGCCTCTTGTTTTCGTAATCCCGAGTATAGACAAAATTTTAGGAATGTGTTTTCTCTATCACTAAGGATAGGTCGAACTTCACTTACCCATTCCAGAACTTCATTACCATTACTGTTAGTGTTTAGAATTCTAAGGAATGAAGTAAAACTATCTTGTCTAAGTATTTTAACTCCATGATCAAGTAATCTTTGTTTAAATTGCTGATGCATTCCCAGAAACTTGGATAAGACAATTAAAGCCTTAACAACTGTTGATTTAGTCGAATCTTTCAGAAAGTCTATTTGCTTAAGATTACCATAAAGTAAATGATGATATTTCCTAGCATAACAGTATGTAGTGGCAGTATATTGTTTAGAATACTTAGCTTTTAACCAATCTCTAAAGTAGTTCCAATCTATATAAATATTAACGTCAAGCGGATGTCCTAACCGAGCTAGACTACCGGCCCGTTTCGGTATTCTCTATTTGATTAGGGTTCTTTTAAAATAGGTTTTCGGTTAATAAGAAGGCTACTCAGCAAGTAAACATTTTAAGATGTAAAAAGGATTAAATGAGCGTATAATAATGCCGGGATGGCGGAGTGGATAACGCGCAGGCCTTGAGAGCCTGTGGACCCTTTGGGTCCGCATGGGTTCGAATCCCATTCCCGGCGCCAAATGTTTCATCTGAGATTTTGATGTTTTTAGGATGATTTTTATTTTTAGTCGTTTAGAAACAAGAAAGTTTCAGGCGTTCTTTGAAGCTTTCACTCAAGCATAAGTCAATTTTACGCTAAGTTTATTAACAAGACATATTAATTTCAGACGGTTTAAAATTAAAAGAACCAGAAGGGATATGCATGGAATGGTTCCTTATAACTCCATTAGCTGGATTGGCTTCTGTTGCTCTTGCGGCTTATCTTTACCGTTATGTTAGCAACCAAGAAAGTGGCACAGAAAAGATGGAGGCAATAGCTAGCGCAATAAAAGAAGGAGCAAAGGCATACTTAAGAAGACAAAACTTGACTCTCACAATATTTGTTTTGGCCATGGCGACAGTGCTTGGAATACTTTTCGGCATAACCCAAAGCACATTTCATGGAGCAAGCATTGCAATAGCGTACTTGTTTGGCTCCTTATGCACAGCAATAGCCTCTTACGCTGGAATGATGGCAGCAGTCAAAGCAAACGTGAAAACAGCAAACGCCGCAAAATCCGGCTTGAAAAAAGCTTTTCCAGTGGCATTTTTCGGAGGCGCAGTAATGGGTCTAGCGACAGTAGGTTTAGCTCTCCTCGGAATAAGCCTACTATTTTACATTTACCATGTAGTTCTAGGCTGGACTGAAGGAGAAGCCGCAAACATCGTATTAGGCTTCAGTTTCGGAGCCAGCGCGCTGGCACTTTTTGCAAAAGCAGGAGGCGGCATCTACACAAAAACAGCAGACATAAGCGCCGACCTTGTGGGAAAAGTGGAATTAGGGATTCCCGAAGATGACCCAAGAAATCCAGCTGTAATTGCAGACAACGTTGGCGACAACGTCGGTGACGTCGCGGGCATGGGTGCAGATTTGATCGACTCCTATATTGCAAGCGTTATCGCAGCAGTAATTATTGGCGCTGAAATTGGAGGCGGAATCTTTGCAACACTTCCACTTTTGATAGCAGCCGTAGGAGTTTTCGCGTCGATAGTTGGAGCCCTTTTTGTGAAAGTTACTGTGGCTAACAATCCAGGAGCTGCATTGAACAGAGGAACTTTCTCAACATGCTTATTCTTTGCAATCTTCCTTCTGATTATTACGTATTTTTCAGGGTTAAGCGGAAATATGTGGCTTGGCGTTTTTCTTCCAACATTAGCTGGATTAATAGCAGGAATGATAATTGGAATCACAACGGATTACTTCACTTCAATCGACAGAGCACCAACACAGAAAGTCGCTTCTGCTTCCACCAGCGGAGCAGCAATAAACATACTGACGGGATTTTCTTACGGAATAATGAGCATCGTCCCGCCGGTGATCGGCATCTGCGCCGCAACTTTAGCTTCATGGTATCTCGCAAGCGCTTTTGGAGTCGAACCCTTCTACGGAATCGCTGTCTCAGCTCTTGGAATGCTTTCAATTGTCGGAATGATAATATCCGCTGACGCTTACGGACCAATTTCTGACAACGCAAAAGGCATAGCTGAACAATCAGGGTTAGGCGAAGAAGTTATAGAAGTTGCTGACAAGCTTGACGCTGCAGGCAATACGTCAAAAGCAATAACGAAGGGTTTCGCAATAGGAGCTGCAGCCTTAACGGTTCTCGCGCTTTTCCATGGTTACCTAACACTTGTAGATATTCCAACATTAGATTTAATGAAACCAGAAGTGGTTGTAGGCATTTTCACTGGAGCAATGATGCCGCCTTTGCTTTCGGCAATGCTAATCTTAGCCGTTGGAAAAAATGCTGGAAGAATGGTTGAAGAAATTCGACGCCAATTTAAGGAAATTCCAGGACTTATGGAAGGAAAAGCAAAACCAGACTATGCCAAATGCGTTGACATCGCCACTAAAGGCGCCTTGAAAGAGCTCATACTGCCTTGCGCTTTAGCAATAATAGCCCCGATAGTAGTTGTGTTAATTTTGGGAAAAGAAGCACTTGCGGGATTCTTGGCTGGAAGCATCATTACAGGAATAATATTCGCTTTGCTCATGGCAAATTCTGGCGGAGCATGGGACAACGCCAAAAAATACATTGAAGCTGGAGCTTTCGGTGGGAAAGGCTCAGAAGCCCACAAAGCGGCAGTCACAGGCGACACGGTTGGCGACCCCTTTAAAGATACAGCTGGGCCTTCATTAAATACAATGATTACAGTGATGTCCCTGGTCGCATCAGTTTTCGCTCCCTTAATCTTACTATTGATACATTAGAAAGAAAGGTGTTAAGCGACGCACAATTTTTTTATAGTGATGCCCGCGTCTATTCATAGTCACAACCAAACCGAGAGGTGTAAATCACGTCAAAACCGCTACATGCCACAGAAATCGATGAAGCTATGCGTCTTCTAAATGTGAACCGTGAAGGCTTAACTTCTCAAGAAGCGCAGGAAAGACTGAAAAAATATGGATACAACGAACTGAAGGAGAAGAAAAGAAAAACTGCGCTTCAAATGTTTTTGAGTGAGTTTAAAGACATATTCATATTACTTCTTATAGCTGCGGCAATTTTCTCTGCGATAGTCGGCTATTACGAGTTGCAACGACCTTTAATGCCCGGCGAATTACCTAAGGAACCTCTTGAAGAGTATGCCGACTCAATTGTTATAGCCATAATAGTAGTCTTGGTTGCTGTAGCTGGCTTTGTTCAAGAATATCGAGCAGAAAAAGCGTTAGAAGCATTGAAAAAACTTGCAGCACCTAAAGCTCGCGTACTACGTCAAGATAAAGAGATGATTATTCCAGCACGCGAGGTTGTTCCCGGAGACATTTTGGTTTTGGAAGCAGGAGACTTGGTGCCAGCTGACGCTAGGTTAATAGAAAGCATTGAAATGAAAGCCGACGAGGCAATTTTAACTGGAGAATCAACACCCGTAAATAAAGATGCAACAGCCGTGTTAACGCCTGACACACCAGTTGGCGAAAGACGTAACATGGTTTTCACAGCCACACACATCATTTATGGAAGAGGCAAAGCGGTGGTTACAGCCACTGGAATGCAAACTGAATTTGGAAAGATTGCAGAGCTTGTTCAAGAAGCTGAGGAAGAAGAAACTCCGCTGCAAAGAAAACTTGACAATTTTGCGAAAAAAATCGCAAAAGTAGTCGTCGCTGTTTGTGCGTTAATTTTTGCTTTAGAAGCTTTTGAGGTAGCCTCTATCGCGTGGCATGGCAGCGGACCAGTACAACTTGAAGGCTTTATTGGAGCGTTTATGTCGTCAATTTCGCTCGCAGTTTCTGCAGTGCCGGAAGGATTACCGGCTATAGTGACTATAAGCCTCGCTCTTGGCGCAAGAGAATTTGCTAAGCGCAACGCTATAATTAGGAAACTCTCCGCGGCAGAAGGTTTAGGCGCAGTTACAGTCATCTGCTCAGACAAAACTGGAACCCTAACCAAGGGAGAGATGACTGTTCGAAGATTGTATGTGCACGACAGATTTGTTGAAGTTTCGGGTGTTGGTTACGAGCCGAAAGGCGAATTTCAACAAGAAAACAAACCCGTTGACCCCACAAATGATGTGGAAATTTCAACGCTTCTAAAGATAGGCGCGTTATGCAATAACGCGCAACTTTCGCAGAATGATAACGGATTATGGACGATTGTAGGTGACCCAACAGAAGGCTCCCTAATTGTCACTTCCACAAAAGCGGGCTTCACCCAAAAAACATTGACAGAACAGTATCCACGCATAAGCGAGATTCCCTTCACTTCAGAAAGAAAACGCATGACAACCGTCCACTTAACGCCGGAAAAAGAGAAAGTTGCATTTATGAAAGGTGCTCCCGAAATAGTTCTTGAAAAATGCAGTTACATTCTTGAAGACAGTGAAGAAAAGAAATTAACCGCAGCTAAGCGGAAGAAAATTTTAGAAGTAAATGAGGAAATGGCAAGCTCAGCATTACGTGTCTTAGCCATGGCATACAAGCGACTACCCGCTGAGCTTAATGAGTTTAACGAGAAGACAATTGAAGAAGGCTTGGTTTTCGTTGGTTTAGAAGGAATGATTGACCCACCGCGCGAAGAAGCAATCGAAGCCAACAAGAAATGCGAAAGAGCCGGAATAAAGACTGTAATGATAACTGGTGACCACAAACTCACGGCTGTAGCGGTAGCGAAAGAAATCGGAATGATGAAAGAAGATAGTATAGTTCTCACTGGTGCAGAGTTAGATGCTATGAGCGACCAAGATTTCGAAAAAATCGTAGAAAACGTTGCCGTGTACGCGAGAGTTTCGCCAGAGCATAAGTTGAAAATTGTGAAAGCCTTGAAGGCTAAAGGACACATTGTAGCGATGACTGGCGACGGCGTCAACGACGCACCAGCAGTTAAAGCTGCAGACATAGGCGTTTCAATGGGCATATCGGGCACTGATGTTACCCGTGAAGCCTCAGACCTTGTGCTTACAGACGACAACTTCGCAACTATAGTGAAAGCTGTTGAGCAGGGAAGGGTAATCTATGATAACATTCGCAAATACGCGCGATTCTTAATCGCCTGCAACTTTGACGAATTACTTGTCATCGGGTCATTCGCTATTTTAGGAGGCATATTCAGCCCTGAACAGTTTCCGTTGCCTCTGCTTCCGGCAATGATTTTGTGGATAAACCTTGTCACCGACGGCGCACCAGCAGTAGCGCTAGCCACAGACCCACCAGATGTGGATGTTATGGACCGAAAGCCTCGCAAGCCAGAAGAAGGAATATTGCATGGAATGGGTCGCTTTGTTATAGCGTCGTTCATACTGCAAGCTACTGGAACAATTCTAGTTTTTTGTCTCGAATATTACGTGTGGCCAGCTCACGGATTTGGAACAGAAGAAACTCTGCGAGAAGCGAGAACAACGGCTTTCGTGCAAGCTGCGATGTTCGAGTTGTTTGTTGTTTGGAACTGCCGCTCTGAAACTCGAAGTGTGTGGAGGATGGGGAAAGATGCGTTCAAGAACAAGTTCTTTGTGATAGCCGAAATTGTCTCAATAGCTGCTACTATAGGCATAACTTACATTCCGATAACAGCGAAAATGTTTGGGTTATCACCACTAAGCCCAACAGATCTAGCCTACGTAATAGGAGTAGCCAGTTGGGGACTCTTCATCCTTCCAGAATTCTTAATGAACAAAAAAATCTGGAAATGGAAATAATCGTTTAGAAAAGCTTATATGAAAAGGCGTTTCAAAAAACGTTCCACAATCAACATACATAAAAAGACGTGAACAACATGAACGAAAAATCAGCAAACCCAGCACCACTCGGACTATTAGGCTTCGGAATGACAACCGTTCTCCTAAACTTCGTCCACAATGCCCGCTTAGGCCCAATCGACAGCATGATTCTTGGAATGGGCATATTCTACGGCGGTTTAGCGCAGATTATTGCGGGTATATTAGAATATAAAAAGGGCAACACGTTTGGAACAACAGCATTCACATCCTACGGACTCTTTTGGCTATCTTTCGTAACTCTAAACTGGCTAGGAACGACAAGCGTAGCCACCAGAGGAATCTGGCCATTCACATCCTACGCTCCATACTTGTCAGGTTACAATACACCTTGGTTCGTTAGCCAAGAAGCGTTTATGGCTTATTTCCTAATGTGGGGAATATTCACGTTCGTGATGTTCTTTGGCACTCTGAAAACCAACCGTGCCCTACAATTTGTCTTCATGAGCCTTGCAATACTCTTCTTTCTACTCGCAGCGAAATCAGCAGTCCTCGCTTACACAACAATATCGCCCACAGACCCACAAATAGAACTGTTCACCCGTATAATCGGAGCTGAAGGTATCATTTGCGGCTTCAGTGCAGTTTATCTAGCATTGGCAGAAGTATTAAACGAAGCACATGGAAAAACAGTATTACCAATTTGTCCAGTAACTCAATAATCGCCTCCCACCATTTTTTACCAAAAAATAAAAGCTAGTGCAAAATTAAATCTGAAAGTCAAACAACAATAATTCCCTCTTAAAAGAACCTAAATGCATATATACGATAACAAATTTTCCTAAAAAGAAAACCAAGTAACCAAAACCATAAAAGGTGTGAAATAAAATGTCCAAAGAATCAATAGAAGTTTACAAAGAATTCGAAGCTGACATAATCCCACCCAGTTGGAAAGACAGAGTCTGGAACAAAAAGGACTTCAAAGAATGGTACGAAAACACAGTAAAAGACAAAAAGGCAAAGGAAGAATGGTGGGAAAAATGGGCAAACGAGATTTTCTGGTTCAAAAAGTGGAACAAAGTATTAGACGATAGCAACCCGCCATTCTATAGGTGGTTTGTCGGCGGCGAAACTAATCTGGCGTACTTAGCCACAGACTGGCAACTAGCACAGGGCAGAAAAAACAAGTTAGCTCTGATATGGGAAGGAGAGCCATGGGACGACGCATTGCAGCAGTCAAAGGAAGTTAGAAAATTCACATATTATGATATTCACAGAATATCAAACGTTATTAGCTACGCTTTGAAGGAGAAATTAAAGGTCAAAAAGGGAGAAATTCTCACATTCTATCTTCCGATGATTCCAGAACTCCCATTCTACATGCTCGCCGCACAAAGATTAGGAGCAAAACACAGCATAGTTTACAGTGGATTCAGCGCAGACGCACTAGCCACTAGAGCAATAGACGGTGGCGCCAGAATCATAGTTACGGCAGACGGGTTCTATAGAAGAGGACGAATAATAAGCTTGAAACCCATCGTCGACGAAGCCGTAAAAATATGCGCACAAAACGGATGCAAAATCGAAAAAGTCATCGTAGTCAAAAGAACAGGACAAGACATTCCATGGAATAATGACGTTGACGTTTGGCATCACGAATTCATCAAAGATGTGCCACAGAATGTAAACATTCCAGTCGAAAAATGCGGCTCAGAAGATTTCTCCTATATACTCTACACATCAGGCACGACCGCCGCTCCAAAAGGAGCGCAACATTCTATAGGTGGCTATGCAGTCGCTCTGTACACTACGATGAAGCTCATATTCGATGTGCGCGAAGATGACATTTACTGGTGCACAGCGGACATCGGATGGGTTACCGGCCATTCATACATTGTTTATGGACCACTCATGGCGGGTTTGACATCAGTAATGTATGAAGGAGCCCCAGACTGTCCGGGACCAGACAGATGGTGGAACATAATCCAGCGATATGGCGTAACAATCTTCTACACTACGCCAACAGCGATCAGAATGCTAATGAAATTCCCAGAAGAGCTTGTCAGAAAATACGATTTATCAACAGTAAGAATCTGCCATTCCGTTGGTGAACCAATCAACCCAGAAGCATTCAAATGGTATTACAAAAACATCGGCAGAGAAGACATAGTCGCATCAAGCACATGGTGGATGACAGAAACAGGACAAATGCTCACAGGACACTTCCCTGGGTTAGGAAAAATATTCCCACTCAAACCGGGAACAAACGGCTATCCCATACCAGGAGTTACAATGGAAGTTCTCGACGACGACGGAAATCCATGCAAACCCGGAGTGAGAGGATATTTAGCCATAACTTCACCATGGCCAGGAATGCTCATGACACTTTACAAAAACCCACAGAGATACATAGACGTTTATTGGTCAAGATTCAAGGGTAAAATGTACTTCTACACTGGAGACTTCGCTATCAAAGACCAAGATGGATACATATGGGTGCTGGGAAGAGCTGACGACGTTCTCAAAGTTGCAGGTCACAGAATCGGAACAGCAGAAATCGAATCGGCAATGATTAAACATCCAGCCGTAGCAGAATCGGCATGTGTCGGCAAAGAAGATCCAGTAAAAGGGCAAACACCATTTATTTTCACAGTGCTCAAACAAGGATATTCTCCAAGCCAAGAACTTGCAAACGAGCTAAAAATGCATTTAAGAAGCACTATTGGTCCACTCGTAGCATCAGACACCACAATAGCCTTTGTCGACTCCGTTCCCAAAACAAGAAGCGGCAAGATCATGAGACGTTTATTAAAAGCGATAATTGCAGGAGCAACTCTCGGAGACGTCAGCACATTAGAAGATGGAGTAGCAGTGGAAGAAGCAAAGAAAGCCTATGAATCGGTAAAAGCAGCTCTCGAACGCAAATGAAAGAAAAACTGCCTAACAACTAAACATCAAACTTCGAGTTTCAAAATTTTTCTTAATTCTACTTCTCAAAATCCACAATAGTAAGTGCTAAGATATTTCTAATGTCGCAATGGAAAGTTCACTGTCAAACGGCTGTATCCTAAACCCCTTTTTGGTGCACATGTTAATCATTTTAGAGTTGTCTGAGATTACGTAACCAAATATCGTTTTTAACTTCATATCTCTGCCAATTTCAATAATACAATCAAGCAGTTTGGAACCAAGCCCAAGTCCTTGCCATTGGTCACCTACCACAACGGCAAACTCTCCACGTTTTCCACCAGGCTCCAAAGTGAGCAAAGCAACGCCAATTATGCTTCTTTTGTCTTTCTGCATCTCCGCAACAATGGCAATCTCACGGTCATAATCTATATTACAATAACGCGTTAAGGTTTTATGAGGAACCTCTTTGAAAACTTGGAAAAATCGAAGACGCATCGTTTCTTCAGACAGAGAGCAATAAAGTTCGTTTAAGAGAGCCTCGTCTTCAGGCTTTATTGGACGAAGAACCACGGAGGTTCCATCTTTTAACGTCCACTGAGTAACGTATTTCTTAGGGTAGGGAGCTATCACGAGATGTTCGTGAGGCTGAATTTCATGCAGCATTTTTTCAGTTTCTATAACTATTCTGGCATCAACAGCTACAGCACTATTCTCATCGACAAGTAAAGGATTCACATCAATCTCCTTTATCTCCGGAAAATCCATAACAAGCTGTGAAAACTTCACTAAAATCTCCTCGAGAAGTTTAAAATTGGGACGAAAACCGCTTGACTCAGAAAACTGGTAAATTTTAGTTTTCTCTATAAGTCGTCTTGCAAGAACTTGGTTTAATGGCGGAAGCCCTATGCTTATATCTTGCAATAGCTCTGTCGCCACACCACCCATTCCAAAAACTATTACGGAGCCAAACTGAGGATCTTTCTTAGAGCCAATAAGCAGTTCGTATCCTCTTTTTCGAACCATGGGCTGGATTACGACGCCTTGAAATTCGGCTTCAGGGCTATAGCTTTTTACTTTTTGCGCTAATTCGTCAAAAAACATTTTGACTTCTGCTGGTGACCAAACATTGAGTATAACGCTTTCAGCTTTGGATTTGTGGGTTATTTGTGGCGAAAGGGCTTTCATGACAACTGGGTATCCTAACGCAGAAGCCACAGCTTCAGCTTCTTCCGGAGTCTTTGCAGTCATAGTTTTTATTGTGGGAATCTGATACGCCTCGAGAAACTGAAGAGACTCTGGTTGAGTCAAAACCTTTCGTCCTTCGCTAAAAGCTCTTCGCAAAATCTCTTTGAGAAAGGCGGGAACAGTTAACTCGATGGAAAGCTCTTCTGGAGTTTGATAGAGAAGCTCCAAGTTTTGAGTATAGCTATACATGTACATGAACGTAGAAACAGCCTGCTCTGGCGTACTAAACGCTGGAATATTGTTCTTTTGCAGCAGCTGCCTAGCCCTTCGACAGTCACCTTCACCTGTAAACGACGTAAGAACCGGCTTTGTGGTTTGTTTTGAAAGCTCAATTATCATTCTTGCTGTTGCAAGAGGGTTAGCCGCCCCTTGAGGAGTATACACAATCAAGAAGCCATCACTATTAGGATCTTTAAAACATATTTCCATAACCTTCCTAAACCTGTCCACGGTGGCTTCTTCCAAAATGTCAATGGGATTTGCCACACGACAATATAAAGGCAAAACATTCCGCAAAGCCTGAACAGTTTCACTGCTTAACTTTGAAAGACGCCCACCACGCGCAATGAGACAATCAGTTGCAATTATGCTCGGTCCACCAGCATTAGTGATTATTGTAAGATTTGGTCCTTTTGGATTTGATTGCATCGCCAAAGCTTCTGCACAGCTAAAGAGATCATTTATCGCTTCAACACGAACAATTCCAGCGCGTCTAAAAGCAGCATCGTAAATTGCATCTTCTCC contains these protein-coding regions:
- a CDS encoding integrase, encoding MHQQFKQRLLDHGVKILRQDSFTSFLRILNTNSNGNEVLEWVSEVRPILSDRENTFLKFCLYSGLRKQEAVTSFNRIIELNNKKLLNGYYDKNLNCLLHFKYPKDFIRRTKNCFISFIPEELIKQICNCQPVSYNAIRKKLERKNVRMRINELRDYFGTYMLQHGILEAEINLLQGRILTSIFIKHYWSPKLTELRDRTFKALTELEQTISN
- a CDS encoding sodium-translocating pyrophosphatase translates to MEWFLITPLAGLASVALAAYLYRYVSNQESGTEKMEAIASAIKEGAKAYLRRQNLTLTIFVLAMATVLGILFGITQSTFHGASIAIAYLFGSLCTAIASYAGMMAAVKANVKTANAAKSGLKKAFPVAFFGGAVMGLATVGLALLGISLLFYIYHVVLGWTEGEAANIVLGFSFGASALALFAKAGGGIYTKTADISADLVGKVELGIPEDDPRNPAVIADNVGDNVGDVAGMGADLIDSYIASVIAAVIIGAEIGGGIFATLPLLIAAVGVFASIVGALFVKVTVANNPGAALNRGTFSTCLFFAIFLLIITYFSGLSGNMWLGVFLPTLAGLIAGMIIGITTDYFTSIDRAPTQKVASASTSGAAINILTGFSYGIMSIVPPVIGICAATLASWYLASAFGVEPFYGIAVSALGMLSIVGMIISADAYGPISDNAKGIAEQSGLGEEVIEVADKLDAAGNTSKAITKGFAIGAAALTVLALFHGYLTLVDIPTLDLMKPEVVVGIFTGAMMPPLLSAMLILAVGKNAGRMVEEIRRQFKEIPGLMEGKAKPDYAKCVDIATKGALKELILPCALAIIAPIVVVLILGKEALAGFLAGSIITGIIFALLMANSGGAWDNAKKYIEAGAFGGKGSEAHKAAVTGDTVGDPFKDTAGPSLNTMITVMSLVASVFAPLILLLIH
- a CDS encoding cation-translocating P-type ATPase, whose protein sequence is MDEAMRLLNVNREGLTSQEAQERLKKYGYNELKEKKRKTALQMFLSEFKDIFILLLIAAAIFSAIVGYYELQRPLMPGELPKEPLEEYADSIVIAIIVVLVAVAGFVQEYRAEKALEALKKLAAPKARVLRQDKEMIIPAREVVPGDILVLEAGDLVPADARLIESIEMKADEAILTGESTPVNKDATAVLTPDTPVGERRNMVFTATHIIYGRGKAVVTATGMQTEFGKIAELVQEAEEEETPLQRKLDNFAKKIAKVVVAVCALIFALEAFEVASIAWHGSGPVQLEGFIGAFMSSISLAVSAVPEGLPAIVTISLALGAREFAKRNAIIRKLSAAEGLGAVTVICSDKTGTLTKGEMTVRRLYVHDRFVEVSGVGYEPKGEFQQENKPVDPTNDVEISTLLKIGALCNNAQLSQNDNGLWTIVGDPTEGSLIVTSTKAGFTQKTLTEQYPRISEIPFTSERKRMTTVHLTPEKEKVAFMKGAPEIVLEKCSYILEDSEEKKLTAAKRKKILEVNEEMASSALRVLAMAYKRLPAELNEFNEKTIEEGLVFVGLEGMIDPPREEAIEANKKCERAGIKTVMITGDHKLTAVAVAKEIGMMKEDSIVLTGAELDAMSDQDFEKIVENVAVYARVSPEHKLKIVKALKAKGHIVAMTGDGVNDAPAVKAADIGVSMGISGTDVTREASDLVLTDDNFATIVKAVEQGRVIYDNIRKYARFLIACNFDELLVIGSFAILGGIFSPEQFPLPLLPAMILWINLVTDGAPAVALATDPPDVDVMDRKPRKPEEGILHGMGRFVIASFILQATGTILVFCLEYYVWPAHGFGTEETLREARTTAFVQAAMFELFVVWNCRSETRSVWRMGKDAFKNKFFVIAEIVSIAATIGITYIPITAKMFGLSPLSPTDLAYVIGVASWGLFILPEFLMNKKIWKWK
- a CDS encoding acetate uptake transporter, whose amino-acid sequence is MNEKSANPAPLGLLGFGMTTVLLNFVHNARLGPIDSMILGMGIFYGGLAQIIAGILEYKKGNTFGTTAFTSYGLFWLSFVTLNWLGTTSVATRGIWPFTSYAPYLSGYNTPWFVSQEAFMAYFLMWGIFTFVMFFGTLKTNRALQFVFMSLAILFFLLAAKSAVLAYTTISPTDPQIELFTRIIGAEGIICGFSAVYLALAEVLNEAHGKTVLPICPVTQ
- the acs gene encoding acetate--CoA ligase, which translates into the protein MSKESIEVYKEFEADIIPPSWKDRVWNKKDFKEWYENTVKDKKAKEEWWEKWANEIFWFKKWNKVLDDSNPPFYRWFVGGETNLAYLATDWQLAQGRKNKLALIWEGEPWDDALQQSKEVRKFTYYDIHRISNVISYALKEKLKVKKGEILTFYLPMIPELPFYMLAAQRLGAKHSIVYSGFSADALATRAIDGGARIIVTADGFYRRGRIISLKPIVDEAVKICAQNGCKIEKVIVVKRTGQDIPWNNDVDVWHHEFIKDVPQNVNIPVEKCGSEDFSYILYTSGTTAAPKGAQHSIGGYAVALYTTMKLIFDVREDDIYWCTADIGWVTGHSYIVYGPLMAGLTSVMYEGAPDCPGPDRWWNIIQRYGVTIFYTTPTAIRMLMKFPEELVRKYDLSTVRICHSVGEPINPEAFKWYYKNIGREDIVASSTWWMTETGQMLTGHFPGLGKIFPLKPGTNGYPIPGVTMEVLDDDGNPCKPGVRGYLAITSPWPGMLMTLYKNPQRYIDVYWSRFKGKMYFYTGDFAIKDQDGYIWVLGRADDVLKVAGHRIGTAEIESAMIKHPAVAESACVGKEDPVKGQTPFIFTVLKQGYSPSQELANELKMHLRSTIGPLVASDTTIAFVDSVPKTRSGKIMRRLLKAIIAGATLGDVSTLEDGVAVEEAKKAYESVKAALERK